The following is a genomic window from Longimicrobium sp..
GACCAGATCAACGCGGCGGGAGGCATTCATGGCGACAGCCTGAAGCTGTGGGCCCTGGACGACAAGTCAGAGGACACGGCGGCCATCGCGGTGGCCGAGCGGTTCTACGACAACCCCGACGTGCTGGCCGTGGTGGGCCACGCCACCTCCGGCCCGCTGATGGACGCGGCGTCCGTCTACCAGCGCGGGCTGGCGGCGGTGGGCACCAGCGCCACCAGCACCGAGATCGCGGGGCTGGGCGAGTGGATCTTCCGCGTGGCATCGAGCGATTCGGCCAACGCCGCGGAGCTGGCGCGTTCGGCGGCGGGCGCGGGGCGGCGCGTGGCCATCCTGTACGCCAACGACGACTACGGGCAGAGCCTGGCGGAGGTGTTCGGGCAGGCGCTGGAGAACACGGGGGTGACGCTGGTGGGCCGCTTTCCGTACCTGGAAGACATGAAGGACTTCACCCCGTACATCCGCGCGCTCAAGGCGCGCGGCGCCGAGGTGGTGCTGGTGGCCGGGCTGGAGACGGGCGCGGCCACGCTCATCCAGCAGGCGCACCAGCTGGAGTGGATGCCGCGCTTCATTGGGGGAGACGGGCTGGAGCCGCTGGCGGAGATGGGCGAGCGGTACAACGGCACGCTCGTCGGTGTGCTGTACCACCCGGACATGTCGCCGCGGGCGCGGGCCTTCGCCGAGGCGTTCCGGGCCGCGTACAAGCGCGAACCCGACTCGTCGGCCGCCACCTCGTACGATGCGGTGCAGCTGATTGCGCGTGCGCTTCGCGAAGGCCGAGCGAGCCGCCAGGGGATCCGCGACTACCTGGCGGGGGTGGGGCGCGAGGGCGGTTCGGAGCGGTACGACGGGGTGGCCGGCCCGGTGTCGTTCGACGCCAACGGCGACCCGGTGGGCAAGCCGGTGGCGCTGGTGCGGATCGAGAACGGCCGCTTCCGCCTTCAGCAGGCCGCCCAGGTCGCGACGCGGTGAGCGGCACGCTCACCGCACCTGCCGAACCGCGCGATGTCATCCCGACGGAGCGGCCCCGCCGAACCTGCCCATTCGCCATACTCCGCAGCGACGGAGGGATCCGCCACACACGCCGGGCGCGCCCCACGGGCCTCCCCCACACGAGAACAAGCCAGTCCGCGCAGGCGGACTTCGTGTGCTTGTTGCAGCGAATTCATTCGCCCGTGGGGCAGGGCCAGAGCGACGACCTTGGCAGTGCTGGGAGGCGTTTCGACCGGAGCCGGCGCATGCCTCGGCTGCCCTCTCCCCCGGCCCCTGTCCCGCAAGCGGGAGAGGGGAGAATTCGCTCGCGCTCCGGCCGGCTTGGCGCACCCGACTCGCACGTGCAGTCCGCGAAGGCGGACTTTGGGCCCTTGTTGCCGCGACTTCAGTCGCCCCTGGAGGGCCGGGGCACCGATGATCATAGCGATCCCACGCAAGCCGAGGCCTCTGGATTGGTCACCGCTGCCGCGTCCAAGGTGAAAGGCTTCCTCGGCTAGATCCTTCGCCCCGCGAGGATCGGTTTGCGGGACGGTTCGGTGCGCCTGGGGCTCAGGATGACAGGGTTCGGCGATGGGACGAGTGACACTTCGGTGCCGCCATCACCGACTGCATTGCCGCTCAAGCCCGCCACCGATCCGCGTCCCCGCCCGTCACCGATCCCGTCAATCGCCCGTTACCGGCCATCGCCCTAGCCCGTCACCGATCTCCATCCCCACGCCGATCGGCGATGGCCTCGATGCGGGAGACGACTGTCTCTCGGTGGTCGGGGCTGCGCAGCACGATCAGGATCGTGTCGTCGCCGCCGATGGTGCCCACGATCTCCGGCCATCCCGCACTGTCGATGGCCACGGCGATGGGCTGCGCGCCTCCCACCAGCGTCTTCAGCACCAGCAGGTTTCCGACACCATCCGCACCCACGTACAGGGCCGGCAGCAGGCGGCTGAGCGTGGGCGTTACGTCCGCGCCCCCGACGGGCACCACGTAGGCGCTGCCGCCCTGGTCGTCGGGCGCCTTGATCAGCCCCAGGTGGCGGATGTCGCGCGAAAGCGTGGCCTGCGCGACCTCGATGCCGCGCGCGGCCAGCAGCTCTCGAAGCGCCTCGTGCGAGGGAACGCGGTGCGTGCGCACCAGTTCCAGGATGGCGGCGTGGCGGGAAAGCTTCAAGGCACGATTCCCA
Proteins encoded in this region:
- a CDS encoding ABC transporter substrate-binding protein yields the protein MRSHHLVLASLAAAAVLAGCSGPGGGDTYLLGLAAPLERSFGKNSQLGAQLAVDQINAAGGIHGDSLKLWALDDKSEDTAAIAVAERFYDNPDVLAVVGHATSGPLMDAASVYQRGLAAVGTSATSTEIAGLGEWIFRVASSDSANAAELARSAAGAGRRVAILYANDDYGQSLAEVFGQALENTGVTLVGRFPYLEDMKDFTPYIRALKARGAEVVLVAGLETGAATLIQQAHQLEWMPRFIGGDGLEPLAEMGERYNGTLVGVLYHPDMSPRARAFAEAFRAAYKREPDSSAATSYDAVQLIARALREGRASRQGIRDYLAGVGREGGSERYDGVAGPVSFDANGDPVGKPVALVRIENGRFRLQQAAQVATR